Proteins from a single region of Ficedula albicollis isolate OC2 linkage group LG35, FicAlb1.5, whole genome shotgun sequence:
- the LOC101821634 gene encoding signal-induced proliferation-associated 1-like protein 3, which yields MTTPLTAMMMMKTKTMLVTLRGSILEDAVPSTSKAGSLRGIPLREILEFVVPELNTHCLRLLNTHCLRLALATPKVTEQLLKLDEQGLCRRHKVGILYCKAGQSSEEEMYNNEAAGPALDEFLTLLGEKVSLKSFTKYAAQLDTKTDSTGTHSLYTTYQDYEIMFHVSTMLPYTPNNRQQLLRKRHIGNDIVTIIFQEPGALPFTPQNIRSHFQHVFIIVRAHQPCSDNVSYSVAVTRSKDVPPFGPPVPPAGVTFRRSDLFRAFLLAKAINAENAAHKSHKFRAMATRTRQEYLRDLAENYVTNTPLDTAGKFNLISLASKKKEKSKARPLAELESAGAVSWRVSALDFGRGGAEIPCVLGISKEFVVLVDLAAKEVVFNCFTGDVIGWSAEGAALRIYHGRGDLVSVRAGAAPGAPPGAAPGAEGAAAEGAEAAAEEIREIVQRLKATTPGCATVDMTLRRNGLGQLGFHVHPDGSVAEVEEYGFAWQAGLRRGSRLLEVCKVAAVALSHEQMIDLLRTSVTVTVAIVPPHEDGTPRRGWSESLASVPAESDPFPAPFPAPLPLRAPFRSGPGWHRAGAKRPPGIGGTGGT from the exons ctgGTGACCCTGCGTGGCTCCATCCTGGAGGACGCCGTTCCCAGCACGTCCAAGGCTGGCTCCCTCCGCGGGATCCCCCTGCGGGAGATCCTGGAATTCGTCGTTCCCGAGCTCAACACGCACTGCCTgcggctg CTCAACACGCACTGCTTGCGGCTGGCGCTGGCCACGCCCAAGGTCACCGAGCAGCTGCTCAAGCTGGATGAGCAGGGG CTGTGCCGGCGGCACAAGGTGGGGATCCTGTACTGCAAGGCCGGGCAGAGCTCGGAGGAGGAGATGTACAACAACGAGGCGGCCGGGCCCGCGCTCGACGAGTTCCTCACGCTGCTGGGGGAGAAGGTTTCCCTCAAATCCTTCACCAAGTACGCGGCGCAGCTCGACACCAAGA CCGATTCCACGGGAACGCACTCGCTCTACACCACGTACCAGGACTACGAGATCATGTTCCACGTGTCCACCATGCTGCCCTACACCCCCAACAACCGCCAGCAG CTGCTCCGGAAGCGCCACATCGGCAATGACATCGTCACCATCATCTTCCAAGAGCCCGGCGCGCTGCCGTTCACGCCGCAGAACATCCGCAGCCACTTCCAGCACGTCTTCATCATCGTCCGCgcccaccagccctgctccgaCAACGTCTCCTACAG CGTCGCCGTCACCCGCTCCAAGGACGTGCCCCCCTTCGGCCCCCCGGTGCCGCCGGCCGGCGTCACCTTCCGCCGCTCCGACCTCTTCCGCGCCTTCCTCCTGGCCAAGGCCATCAACGCCGAGAACGCCGCCCACAAATCCCACAAGTTCCGCGCCATGGCCACGCGCACGCGCCAGGAGTACCTGCGGGACCTGGCGGAGAACTACGTCACCAACACGCCCCTGGACACCGCCGGGAAGTTCAACCTCATCTCCTTGGCTtccaaaaaaaaggagaaatccaAAGCGCGGCCGCTGGCGGAGCTGGAGAGCGCCGGCGCCGTCTCCTGGCGCGTGTCGGCGCTGGATTTCGGCAGGGGCGGCGCCGAGATCCCGTGCGTTCTGGGGATCTCCAAGGAGTTTGTGGTGCTGGTGGATTTGGCGGCCAAGGAGGtggtttttaattgtttcaCCGGGGATGTGATCGGGTGGAGCGCGGAGGGGGCGGCGCTGAGGATTTACCACGGGCGCGGGGATTTGGTGAGCGTCAGGGCGGGGGCGGCGCcgggggcg cccccgggggcggCGCCGGGGGCGGAGGGAGCGGCGGCGGAAGGAGCCGAGGCGGCGGCCGAGGAGATCAGGGAGATCGTGCAGAGGTTGAAG gccACCACGCCGGGCTGCGCCACGGTGGACATGACGCTGCGGCGCAACGGGCTGGGCCAGCTGGGCTTCCACGTGCACCCCGACGGCAGCGTGGCCGAGGTGGAGGAGTACGGCTTCGCCTGGCAGGCGGGGCTGCGGCGCGGCAGCCGCCTGCTGGAGGTCTGCAAGGTGGCGGCCGTGGCGCTGAGCCACGAGCAGATGATCGACCTGCTGCGCACCTCGGTCACCGTCACCGTGGCCATCGTGCCGCCGCACGAGGACGGCACGCCCCGCAG GGGTTGGTCGGAAAGCCTGGCCTCGGTTCCAGCGGAGTCGGATCCGTTCCCGGCTCCGTTCCCGGCTCCGCTCCCGCTCCGGGCTCCGTTCCGCTCTGGGCCGGGCTGGCACCGCGCCGGTGCCAAGCGGCCCCCGGGCATCGGCGGCACCggcggcacc